The Zeugodacus cucurbitae isolate PBARC_wt_2022May chromosome 4, idZeuCucr1.2, whole genome shotgun sequence genome includes the window CTAATAGCAATTAGATGGATACATCAATCTGTTCCAATTATGAGCTAATCGAATTGCTCtgttctatatgtatgtaagtatgtccaTACATTATTCTAATACTTGTCCTAATTTAACCAATTCAAACtcattaaaaaatttggaagcaattgaaaatactaaaatatttatttctcacagaaattttgtgtattttaagtTATCCCTGAATAATATTAGTTaggagtatacatatataaaggtcAAATGCACACTGATCAAGGCCACATCCGATGATCTTGTACGAGTATGAATAATAAAAGTGTTGGCATAGAGTGACCAACACCTCTGCGCAATGTTAGCTATTTACAACAAAGGCAAACTTCATTCATGTCGCATGCCACTGAAGTGTTGTTAAGGTCCCCATGCGTTTCCCACTGGATGTTTCAGCTGTTCGACGGCCACTTGTACTCGTAATTGAAATGAGTGCAAAAGGAATGAGAAAGGCAAAGCTTTGGTAAGATAACGAGTAGGCGCATTCTTCCCGACGAAGAATGCGTGTATATTTGAAGCGATGAGCGCATATAAAAGGAGCCACAACCTTGGCGGATAGCATCAGAACACAAGTAAGCGAGTGCTGGTAAACATCTATTAGTAGCGCTTCTAAATTATTGTCCAGCTAGCCAGCCGTAATCGCCATGAAGTTTGTAgtctttatttcaattttctgcGTATTGGACGCAGTTTCGCACGTAAGCGCTAATAGTAATACCGTAGCCTACGTCGCCACACCAGTGCTACGCACGTATCCGTACGTTTATAGCGCGCACAGTTCCTCGCTCGTCACACCCACTCAGCAGCAATATCACACCCAAGATGGTTTAGGACAGTACGCTTACGGTTATGCAGAACCTCATTCCACAAAGCATGAGGTGCGATCATTGGACGGCATTACACGTGGCTCATATAGTTATCGCGACGCTACAGGAAAATTACAAACTGTGGACTATACCGCAGACGACAATGGTTTTCGTGTCGCCGCAACGAACCTGCCTAGCGCTGTATCGAACGAACAATCAGTTCTACAGCCCTTTCGTGGGAGCGGCTCGTCAGGCGGAGTTGCCATTACCGCCGGCGTTGGAGCAGCCCGTGACGTTCACCTTGCAGATCATAAGGAGGCTTTACTGCGCGTGGCAACGGGGGGCATCATTAGCGGCCAACCCGTTGCAACCGGCTCAGATACTCGGTCTGTACAATTGTCTCAGCCCGTGGATGATACAGTTACCGTGGCCGCTGCAAAGGCATCTCAACTAAATGCGCAAGCTCCAGATGAACAGCAGGTCTTTCAACATGGACGTGTTCTTACTTCGGCAATTGTCCCAGTTCCAACTACAATACGAACATCTGCTATTCCTAGCATTTACAATTACGGTTACCCGTTGAGGtacttttattattaagaagatttttaataaaagtgtCTAATATACCTACAATAAGCACGCACATatcactttaaataaaaatatattctatttgACTAGAAAGTGTATACATTTTGTGGAATCATTGCTTTCTGAATTTCATTGCTTTTAAAAAGCAACAATACAACTTTTGTTTCCCATTAAAACCAACTAACCGCTTTAGACCAAAGATTTTCATTTAACGCGTTTAAACCTTTTCTGATTATACCAACAAAAAACAGTTTGGAGGGACGA containing:
- the LOC105211569 gene encoding adult-specific rigid cuticular protein 15.5, giving the protein MKFVVFISIFCVLDAVSHVSANSNTVAYVATPVLRTYPYVYSAHSSSLVTPTQQQYHTQDGLGQYAYGYAEPHSTKHEVRSLDGITRGSYSYRDATGKLQTVDYTADDNGFRVAATNLPSAVSNEQSVLQPFRGSGSSGGVAITAGVGAARDVHLADHKEALLRVATGGIISGQPVATGSDTRSVQLSQPVDDTVTVAAAKASQLNAQAPDEQQVFQHGRVLTSAIVPVPTTIRTSAIPSIYNYGYPLRYFYY